Proteins encoded in a region of the Candidatus Nitrosomarinus catalina genome:
- the lysX gene encoding lysine biosynthesis protein LysX, producing the protein MSKISIVFDRLRTEEKMLQKEAAELGHSTEMLDAKITQINTDTKKEDLDLGDVVLERCVSYFRGLHFTSALEFLDIPVLNKFDVASICGNKMFMTLLLKKNNIPTPKTYFSFSSESASENLENVGYPLVIKPVIGSWGRGVMAIKDKDTMDGIVEVREITDSPHDRIYYLQEVVKRPPRDIRIITIGDQPIAGMYRKSSGGFKTNIALGADPEICEITKEMEEMAIKASKAMGGGILGIDMMEDEEKGIVVHEVNNTVEFKGLAKVAKRNIPREMIEFALDYARK; encoded by the coding sequence ATGTCAAAAATCAGCATTGTTTTTGACCGTTTAAGAACGGAAGAAAAAATGCTCCAAAAGGAAGCCGCCGAATTAGGACATTCCACAGAAATGTTGGATGCCAAAATTACACAAATCAATACAGATACTAAAAAAGAGGATTTAGATTTAGGCGATGTAGTTTTAGAGAGATGTGTTAGTTATTTCAGAGGTCTTCATTTTACATCAGCTTTAGAATTTTTAGATATTCCAGTATTAAACAAATTTGATGTTGCAAGTATTTGTGGAAACAAAATGTTCATGACACTATTATTGAAAAAAAATAATATCCCAACACCTAAAACATATTTTTCATTTTCAAGTGAAAGTGCATCTGAGAATTTAGAAAATGTAGGATATCCATTAGTTATCAAACCAGTAATTGGTAGTTGGGGAAGAGGAGTAATGGCAATTAAAGATAAGGACACGATGGATGGAATTGTAGAAGTAAGAGAAATTACGGATAGTCCACATGATAGAATTTATTATTTACAAGAAGTTGTTAAAAGACCTCCAAGAGATATCAGAATAATTACAATAGGAGATCAACCAATTGCAGGAATGTATAGAAAATCATCAGGTGGATTTAAAACAAATATTGCTTTAGGTGCAGACCCTGAAATTTGTGAGATTACAAAAGAAATGGAAGAGATGGCAATTAAAGCATCAAAAGCTATGGGAGGAGGAATTTTAGGAATAGATATGATGGAAGATGAAGAAAAAGGAATAGTAGTTCACGAAGTAAATAATACAGTAGAATTCAAAGGATTAGCAAAAGTTGCTAAAAGAAACATACCAAGAGAAATGATTGAATTTGCCTTAGATTATGCCAGAAAATAA
- a CDS encoding YnfA family protein, which produces MFPKTILTSIFLFVIAGLLEIGGGYLVWLWLRHDFSWMLGALGGFVLFLYGVVPTFQKTHFHRIYAAYGGVFIVMSVFWGWLIDGIIPDQYEIIGTIIAVIGILIIFYIPRKGEKI; this is translated from the coding sequence ATGTTTCCTAAAACTATCTTAACTTCTATTTTTCTATTTGTAATTGCTGGATTGTTGGAAATTGGTGGTGGTTACCTTGTATGGTTGTGGTTAAGACATGACTTTAGTTGGATGTTGGGTGCATTAGGTGGATTTGTCTTATTTCTTTACGGTGTAGTTCCAACATTTCAAAAAACTCATTTTCATAGGATCTATGCTGCATACGGTGGCGTGTTTATTGTAATGTCTGTTTTTTGGGGATGGTTAATTGATGGAATAATCCCTGACCAATATGAAATAATTGGAACAATAATTGCGGTAATTGGAATTTTAATAATTTTCTATATTCCTAGAAAAGGAGAAAAAATTTGA
- the lysW/argW gene encoding alpha-aminoadipate/glutamate carrier protein LysW encodes MNCPECDAKLNIPEDAAVGEIVSCADCGADYEISKKEGSNIELKEAESVGEDWGE; translated from the coding sequence ATGAACTGTCCAGAATGTGACGCAAAACTCAATATCCCAGAAGATGCCGCAGTAGGAGAAATAGTCTCTTGTGCTGATTGTGGAGCTGATTATGAGATTTCTAAAAAAGAAGGATCAAACATTGAGCTCAAAGAAGCAGAAAGCGTAGGCGAAGACTGGGGAGAGTAA
- a CDS encoding YnfA family protein has protein sequence MIDTISSLGLFFFAALLEITGGYLIWRWLKNHQGKILGLVGGLILFSYGIIMTFQPENFGKVYAAYGGFFVISSLFWGYWIDKKKPDKFEIIGSVVVLIGVAVIFYFPR, from the coding sequence TTGATTGACACAATAAGTTCTTTGGGACTTTTCTTTTTTGCAGCTTTATTGGAAATAACAGGTGGATATTTAATTTGGAGATGGTTAAAAAATCATCAAGGAAAAATTCTTGGATTAGTTGGGGGATTAATTTTATTTTCATATGGTATAATCATGACTTTTCAGCCTGAAAATTTTGGAAAAGTATATGCTGCATACGGTGGATTTTTTGTGATATCCTCTTTATTCTGGGGTTATTGGATAGATAAGAAAAAACCTGATAAATTTGAAATCATTGGTTCTGTTGTGGTCTTGATTGGTGTTGCAGTAATATTTTATTTTCCTAGATGA
- a CDS encoding deoxyhypusine synthase, with amino-acid sequence MVEIGRPVKDIEIDSNTSIEKIFEELSQSGGFESVNLSDGLDILTKMISDEKCLKFVSFVGAVVSTGLRGIIKDMIKNKWFDVAITTCGALDHDIAKHFSKYHEGSFTMDDNELADQNIHRLGNVLVPMDNYGPLIEEKMQSFLEEEYNNGVKEMSTAEICKMIGKHMGEDSFLYWAYKNDISVVVPGIMDGAVGSQIWMFTQNHSDFKLNLVGDANLLSGYIFKAEKSGAFMIGGGISKHHTLWWNQYREGLDYAFYITTAQEFDGSLSGALVREAISWGKVTKIARQATLHAEVTTILPFIYSALLSKLKKN; translated from the coding sequence ATGGTTGAGATAGGTCGTCCTGTGAAAGATATTGAAATTGATTCAAATACTTCAATTGAAAAAATCTTTGAAGAATTATCCCAATCTGGTGGTTTTGAATCTGTGAATCTTTCAGATGGATTGGATATTTTAACCAAAATGATTTCTGATGAAAAATGTTTGAAATTTGTTTCATTTGTAGGTGCAGTTGTTTCAACCGGATTAAGAGGAATAATAAAAGATATGATCAAAAACAAATGGTTTGATGTGGCAATTACAACATGTGGTGCGTTAGATCATGATATTGCAAAACATTTCTCAAAATATCATGAAGGTTCATTCACAATGGATGATAATGAATTGGCTGATCAAAATATTCATCGATTAGGTAATGTCTTAGTACCCATGGATAACTATGGTCCACTTATTGAAGAAAAAATGCAATCATTTCTTGAAGAAGAATACAACAATGGTGTAAAAGAAATGTCAACTGCAGAAATTTGTAAAATGATTGGAAAACATATGGGTGAGGATTCTTTTCTTTACTGGGCATACAAAAATGACATTAGTGTAGTAGTACCTGGAATCATGGATGGTGCAGTTGGAAGTCAAATCTGGATGTTTACACAAAATCATAGTGATTTTAAATTAAATTTGGTTGGAGATGCAAATTTACTTTCAGGTTATATTTTCAAAGCAGAAAAATCTGGAGCATTTATGATTGGTGGTGGAATTTCAAAACATCATACTTTGTGGTGGAATCAATATCGAGAGGGATTAGATTATGCATTCTATATTACAACTGCACAAGAATTTGATGGTAGTTTAAGTGGAGCATTAGTTAGAGAGGCAATTTCATGGGGAAAGGTTACAAAAATTGCACGACAAGCTACATTGCATGCAGAAGTAACAACAATTTTGCCCTTCATTTATTCTGCATTATTATCAAAATTAAAAAAGAATTAA
- a CDS encoding argininosuccinate synthase translates to MTQKGILAFSGGLDTSVVVKYLQEEHDMEVITVTVDVGQGDDAKKIATKAKKLGVKKHYNIDARKEFVDDYIFPAIKANALYQKKYCLATALARPLIAEKVLEIAKKEKVTSLAHGCSGKGNDQVRFDITLRSGSDLPIIAPIRDKNLDRDTELKFANKHGIEIDSVAKKFSIDQNLWGRAIEGGVLEDPYNEPPDDAFIWVKTKDLPDKPTYLEIKFDKGVPIEVDGKVKGSQKIIEYINKKAGAAGVGIIDHIEDRVVGIKSREVYETPAATCLIEAHADLEKMVHTKHENKFKSIIDDEWSHLVYSGLWQDPLKTDLDGFIEKSQKPVSGTVKLKLYKGSLRVVGRKSKNSLYSHDIATYGVESTFDQRLAKGFVELWGIQSTEANKLQKKRKSKT, encoded by the coding sequence ATGACTCAAAAAGGAATTTTAGCATTCTCAGGAGGATTAGATACATCAGTTGTTGTGAAATACTTGCAAGAAGAACACGACATGGAAGTAATCACAGTTACTGTGGATGTAGGTCAAGGGGATGATGCAAAAAAAATTGCAACAAAAGCAAAAAAATTAGGAGTTAAAAAACACTACAATATCGATGCAAGAAAAGAATTTGTTGATGATTACATATTCCCAGCAATTAAAGCAAATGCACTTTATCAAAAAAAATATTGTTTAGCAACAGCTCTTGCAAGACCATTAATTGCAGAAAAAGTTTTAGAGATTGCAAAAAAAGAAAAAGTTACTTCGTTAGCACACGGTTGTTCAGGTAAAGGAAATGATCAAGTGCGTTTTGATATTACATTACGTTCAGGTTCGGATCTTCCAATTATTGCACCAATTCGTGATAAAAATTTAGATAGAGATACAGAATTAAAATTTGCAAATAAACACGGAATTGAAATTGATTCAGTTGCTAAAAAATTTAGTATTGATCAGAATTTATGGGGACGTGCAATTGAAGGAGGAGTTTTAGAAGATCCATATAACGAACCACCAGATGATGCTTTCATTTGGGTTAAAACAAAAGACTTACCAGATAAACCAACTTATCTAGAAATTAAATTCGATAAAGGAGTACCAATAGAAGTGGATGGGAAAGTAAAAGGTTCTCAAAAAATAATTGAATACATCAACAAAAAAGCTGGTGCAGCAGGTGTTGGAATAATAGATCATATTGAAGATAGAGTTGTGGGAATTAAATCACGTGAAGTCTATGAAACACCGGCAGCTACTTGTCTAATTGAAGCACATGCAGATTTAGAAAAAATGGTACATACAAAACACGAAAATAAATTTAAATCAATTATTGACGATGAATGGTCTCATTTAGTGTATTCAGGACTTTGGCAAGATCCACTTAAAACAGATCTAGATGGTTTTATTGAAAAATCACAAAAACCAGTTTCAGGTACTGTCAAATTGAAATTATATAAAGGAAGTTTAAGAGTCGTAGGAAGAAAATCAAAAAATTCATTGTACAGTCACGATATTGCCACTTATGGGGTAGAATCCACATTTGACCAAAGATTAGCCAAAGGATTCGTTGAATTATGGGGAATCCAATCAACGGAAGCTAATAAATTACAAAAGAAAAGGAAATCAAAAACATGA